Sequence from the Oceanispirochaeta sp. M1 genome:
CTAGTGTCATGACCGACTAATTCTAAATTTATTCAAGATCTTTTATAAACTTCATGAATTGGGTATCATCAGATTTATGAGTGATAAGCGTAGAGTAAAAGTAAAGTTATCTTTATCCGGTCCGGATCGCAATCAAGTATCATTGATGCTGAGAAAAGGAACATCTTCGGTTCGGGTGATAAAAAGAGCAATGGTGTTGAATCTCTTTGATCAGGGAATAGCATCTCCGGAAATCTCAAAGGCCGTTGGGGTAACACCAGAAACTGCTCGAAGGATAGCCCAGAATTACATTTCAGAAGGATTGAATAGAGCATTATTTGATAAACAGAGACCTGGCCATAAGAGGATTTTCTCAGACAAGGAAAGAAATGAAATTATTGCTCTTGTATGTTCTGATCCCCCCGATGGCTTTCAGAGATGGACGGTCAGATTATTGGCAGAAGAAGCTGTAAATAGAAAAATCGTTAAATCGATAGGCAGAGAGACCATACGAGTTATCCTGCAGGACCATGAGTTTAAGCCATGGCGAAAAAAAAATGTGGTGCGTTCCATCGTTAAATGATGAGTTCTTGAAAAGAATGGAGGATGTCCTCAATCTTTATGAGAGGCCCTACAATCCTGTTGAGCCGGTTGTCTGCCTTGATGAGAAGCCGCTGCAACTTCTTGATCATGCAAAACCGGAAACACCTATCAGGAAACCAGGACAAGCCCATAAGATTGACTATGAATACAAGCGAAGAGGAACAGCAAATATATTCTGTGCAGTAGAACCTAAAGCCGGGAGACATTTTGCCTATGTTTCGAAACGAAAAGAAGGGAAAGACTTTGCAAAAGTACTTTATAGAATAGCCAGAAATTATCCGGAAGCCATAACAATTCATTTGGTTATGGACAATTATTGTACTCATTCTATGAAATCACTGACCAGGAGATATGGAGAAGAGAAAGGAAAAGAGATTTGGGAACGCTTT
This genomic interval carries:
- a CDS encoding helix-turn-helix domain-containing protein, which gives rise to MSDKRRVKVKLSLSGPDRNQVSLMLRKGTSSVRVIKRAMVLNLFDQGIASPEISKAVGVTPETARRIAQNYISEGLNRALFDKQRPGHKRIFSDKERNEIIALVCSDPPDGFQRWTVRLLAEEAVNRKIVKSIGRETIRVILQDHEFKPWRKKNVVRSIVK
- a CDS encoding IS630 family transposase, which codes for MEDVLNLYERPYNPVEPVVCLDEKPLQLLDHAKPETPIRKPGQAHKIDYEYKRRGTANIFCAVEPKAGRHFAYVSKRKEGKDFAKVLYRIARNYPEAITIHLVMDNYCTHSMKSLTRRYGEEKGKEIWERFTVHFTPKHASWLDQAEIEIGIMNRQCLGGKRFPNIEILRKNVNAWKNRMNKQKVKFDWKFTFKKAKIKFRLDD